The Diaminobutyricimonas aerilata nucleotide sequence TAGTGGTTCGGGTTCATGAGGCCGCCGTCGGGTGTGACGATGCCGTGACGGTCGGCGTCGGCGTCGTTGCCGGTGAGGATGTCGAAGTCGTGCCGGTGCGCGAGCACCGACGCCATCGCGGAGGACGACGACGGGTCCATGCGGATCTTGCCGTCCCAGTCGAGCGTCATGAAACGCCAGGTGGGATCGACCGTCGGGTTCACGACGGTGAGGTCGAGCCCGTACTTCTCGGCGATGAGCTTCCAGTACCCGACGCTCGCGCCGCCGAGCGGGTCGGCGCCGATCCGCACGCCGGCACGCTTGATCGCGTCGATGTCGATGATGTTCTCGAGGTCGGCGACGTAGTGCTCGCGGAAGTCGTAGGTGTCGACGCCGCTCGGTTCCGCCATCTTCACGTCGCGGTTGCCGTCGGCGATGAGCTCGTTGGCTCGGTTCGCGATCCACGATGTGGCGTCGGAGTCGGCCGGTCCGCCGTGCGGCGGGTTGTACTTGAAGCCGCCGTCGCGGGGCGGATTGTGGCTCGGGGTGATGACGATGCCGTCGGCCTGGTCGTCGTGCCCCTCCCTGTTGTAACGCAGGATGGCGTGACTGAGCGCCGGTGTCGGCACGTAGTCCTCGTACGCGTCGACGAGGGCGTGCACGCCGTTCGCCTCGAGCACCTCGAGCGCCGTCGTCTCGGCGGGACGGCTGAGGGCGTGCGTGTCCCGACCGACGAAGAGCGGACCGGTGATGCCCTGGCTCGCCCGGTACTCGACGATCGCCTGCGTGATGGCGGCGATGTGCGTCTCGTTGAAGGCGGTGTCGAGCGAGGAACCACGGTGCCCGCTCGTGCCGAACACCACCCGCTGAGCCGGGTCGGAGACGTCGGGCACTCCCGCGTAGTACGCGGCGATGAGTGCCTCCACGTCGACGAGGTCGGATTCGGTGGCCGGTGTTCCCGCTCGGTCGCTCATGCGGCAAGTCTGGCACCGCGCACGGCCCGTTCTCCACGGGCTTTCAGCTTCCCGGATGACGAGGGAACGGCGTGCGCCGCTAGGCTCGCAGCCATGCCCGATCCCGCCTCGACCGAGCGCTACAGCTACCTCGGACCGGCCGGCACCTTCACGTGGGCCGCGCTCACGCGAGTGCCCGAAGCCCAGGGCAAGGAGTGGGTGTCGGTCAACAACGTGGGGGAGGCCCTGCACGACGTCGTCTCCGGCCGCAGCGTCGGCGCGGTCATCGCGATCGAGAACAGCGTCGAGGGCGGCGTGAGCGCCACCCAGGACGCCCTCGCGAGCATCCCTGACCTGCGCATCACGGGGGAGTACCTCGTGCCGGTCGACTTCGTACTCGTCGCCCGCCCGGGCACGGCGCTCGCGGATGTGCGGGTCGTGAGCGCGCATCCGGTCGCCTACGCCCAGTGCCGGGGTTGGCTCGAGCGCACCATCCCGGCGCACGCCCACGTTCCGGCGAGCTCGAACGTCGCGGCCGCGCACGACCTGCTCGACGGGGCGATCGCCGACGCCGCGATCGCGCCGCCGACCATCCGCGAGCAGGTCGACGTGGAGGTGCTCGCCGAGCACATCGTCGACAACCCGCACGCCGTCACCCGCTTCGTGCTCGTCGGCCGCGCCGGCCGGCTGCCCGAGCGCACCGGAGCGGACAAGACGAGCCTGATCGTCGAGCTGCCCCACGAGGAGCCCGGCGCGCTGTTGGAGATGCTCGAGCAGTTCGCCACGCGCGGCGTCAACATGAACCGCCTGCACTCCCGGCCCATCGGCGACGCGCTCGGCCGGTACCGGTTCGTCATCGACATCGACGGTCACGTGCAGGACGAGCGTGTCGCCGACGCGCTGCTCGGGCTCAAGCGGTTCAGCCCGAAGGTGATCTTCCTCGGGTCCTACCCGCGGGCCGACCGGCAGGCCGTCGAGGTCACCTCGCGGTACGACGACGACGTGTTCATCGACGCCCGCGACTGGCTGCGCGGGCTGCTGAGCGGCGAGCCGGAGTAGCAGCGGAGCAGCGGCGCCTACTGCGGCACGTCCACCGAGTGCCGGGCTGCGCCGACCTCCTGGTCGGAGTCGATCTCCTCGTCCTGCGGGATCCGCACGACGAGTGCGCCCGGGTCGATGTAGGTGCGGATGGCGGTCGCCTTGCCGAAGGCGTCGCCGTCGAGTTCGTACTCCTCCGGCTCGGAGAACCGCATCACGAGCTGGCGCCCCTTCATGTAGCGCAGGGCGCGCACCTCCTTGCTCGTGCCCATGAGGCGTCGGCCGACCTCGGTGCGGCGCAGCACGCCGTTCTCCCAGGCGATCTTCACCCAGATCTGGAACCAGCCGAAGAGCCCCTTCGGGCGCAACGCGACGA carries:
- the pgm gene encoding phosphoglucomutase (alpha-D-glucose-1,6-bisphosphate-dependent), producing MSDRAGTPATESDLVDVEALIAAYYAGVPDVSDPAQRVVFGTSGHRGSSLDTAFNETHIAAITQAIVEYRASQGITGPLFVGRDTHALSRPAETTALEVLEANGVHALVDAYEDYVPTPALSHAILRYNREGHDDQADGIVITPSHNPPRDGGFKYNPPHGGPADSDATSWIANRANELIADGNRDVKMAEPSGVDTYDFREHYVADLENIIDIDAIKRAGVRIGADPLGGASVGYWKLIAEKYGLDLTVVNPTVDPTWRFMTLDWDGKIRMDPSSSSAMASVLAHRHDFDILTGNDADADRHGIVTPDGGLMNPNHYLAVAIEYLYTHRPEWRQDAAIGKTLVSSTMIDRVAESLGRRLWEVPVGFKWFVPGLIDGSVAFGGEESAGASFLRKDGTVWTTDKDGILLALLAAEIVAVTGKTPSQLYAELTERFGASAYERVDAAASKEQKARLGKLDGSAITAETLAGDPITARLSEAPGNGAAVGGVKVVTEHAWFAARPSGTEDVYKIYAESFRGSEHLREVQAEARAIVDAALGA
- the pheA gene encoding prephenate dehydratase, whose amino-acid sequence is MPDPASTERYSYLGPAGTFTWAALTRVPEAQGKEWVSVNNVGEALHDVVSGRSVGAVIAIENSVEGGVSATQDALASIPDLRITGEYLVPVDFVLVARPGTALADVRVVSAHPVAYAQCRGWLERTIPAHAHVPASSNVAAAHDLLDGAIADAAIAPPTIREQVDVEVLAEHIVDNPHAVTRFVLVGRAGRLPERTGADKTSLIVELPHEEPGALLEMLEQFATRGVNMNRLHSRPIGDALGRYRFVIDIDGHVQDERVADALLGLKRFSPKVIFLGSYPRADRQAVEVTSRYDDDVFIDARDWLRGLLSGEPE